One genomic region from Patescibacteria group bacterium encodes:
- a CDS encoding helix-turn-helix domain-containing protein yields MLFRQRPIHDQKQLGEKLLEQRKRLNLQLEKISAKINIPLKYLLALENGDYKNLPANVYSKNFLKRYLEELKLPAEPLTRQFLEERSNYEALHERNKKEPFVAKVSEKNLINTPRIIRITFVLIIVGLLIGYLGLEIKDIISPPRLAIFEPPENLTLNTTLITVRGQTEPEAKITINEQEVLADPTGNFFKELQLQTGINTIKITAKKKHSRENFIYRNIFVEEIPK; encoded by the coding sequence ATGCTTTTCAGACAACGGCCAATCCACGACCAAAAACAGCTGGGAGAAAAACTGCTGGAACAACGGAAACGGCTTAACCTTCAACTGGAAAAAATTTCCGCAAAAATAAACATCCCCTTAAAATATCTGCTGGCGCTGGAAAACGGCGACTATAAAAATCTGCCGGCCAATGTTTACAGTAAAAATTTTTTAAAAAGATATCTGGAAGAATTAAAACTTCCGGCCGAACCTCTCACCAGACAATTTTTAGAAGAAAGGAGCAACTACGAGGCCCTGCATGAAAGGAATAAAAAAGAGCCGTTCGTGGCCAAAGTTTCGGAAAAAAATTTAATAAACACTCCCCGAATTATCCGGATTACTTTCGTTCTGATTATTGTCGGACTGCTCATCGGTTATCTGGGGCTGGAAATCAAAGACATTATTTCCCCGCCCCGACTTGCCATATTTGAACCGCCGGAAAATCTCACTCTTAACACTACCCTGATTACCGTCAGGGGGCAGACGGAACCGGAGGCCAAAATCACCATCAATGAGCAGGAAGTTTTAGCCGACCCGACCGGCAATTTTTTCAAAGAACTGCAACTCCAAACCGGAATAAATACCATAAAAATAACTGCCAAGAAAAAACATAGCCGAGAAAATTTTATCTATAGAAATATCTTCGTAGAAGAAATTCCTAAATAA
- the recA gene encoding recombinase RecA, translated as MTKNKQDGAEGELRNKATEEAIAQIKERFGEGAIMRLGEAKKIEVEAVPTGCLSLDLALGIGGVPRGRITEIFGPESSGKTTLAQHIIAEVQKMGGTAAFIDAEHALDPDYAKKIGVNVENLLISQPDTGEQALEILETLVRSNGVDVVVIDSVAALTPKAEIEGEMGAQHMGLQARLMSQALRKLAGIISKSKTVVVFINQTRQKIGIVFGNPETTTGGMALKFYSSVRIEIRRAAQIKLGEKIIGNRVKIKVVKNKVAPPFRTCEFDIMYNEGISLSGDLIDVGLLYGIISKSGNSYNFGEIKLGVGRETAKMMIKEDKKLAKEISAAVRKAAEAKENAE; from the coding sequence ATGACCAAAAATAAACAAGATGGAGCGGAGGGAGAATTACGAAATAAAGCCACTGAAGAGGCCATCGCGCAAATTAAGGAAAGGTTCGGCGAGGGCGCGATTATGCGCCTCGGCGAGGCAAAAAAAATTGAAGTGGAGGCCGTGCCGACCGGCTGTCTTTCTTTGGACTTGGCTTTGGGCATCGGCGGCGTGCCGCGGGGACGTATTACTGAAATTTTCGGACCCGAGTCCTCGGGAAAAACCACTTTGGCCCAACACATCATTGCCGAAGTACAAAAGATGGGCGGGACCGCGGCGTTTATTGACGCCGAGCACGCGCTGGACCCAGATTATGCCAAAAAAATCGGCGTCAACGTAGAAAATCTTCTGATTTCCCAACCGGACACCGGTGAACAGGCCCTGGAAATTTTAGAAACTCTGGTGCGCTCCAACGGCGTGGATGTGGTGGTGATTGATTCCGTGGCCGCCCTGACGCCCAAGGCGGAAATTGAGGGAGAAATGGGAGCACAGCATATGGGACTGCAGGCGCGCCTGATGAGCCAGGCCCTGCGCAAACTCGCCGGCATTATCAGCAAGAGCAAAACCGTGGTGGTTTTTATTAATCAGACCCGCCAAAAAATTGGCATTGTCTTCGGCAATCCGGAAACCACTACCGGCGGCATGGCTTTGAAATTTTACTCTTCAGTCAGAATAGAAATCCGCCGCGCCGCGCAAATCAAGCTGGGAGAAAAAATAATAGGCAATCGCGTAAAAATTAAAGTCGTAAAAAATAAAGTGGCGCCGCCGTTCCGCACCTGCGAATTTGACATTATGTACAACGAGGGCATTTCTCTCTCTGGCGACCTGATTGACGTCGGCCTGCTCTATGGCATTATTTCCAAGAGCGGCAATTCTTACAACTTTGGAGAAATAAAATTGGGCGTGGGACGGGAAACCGCAAAAATGATGATTAAGGAAGACAAAAAGCTGGCCAAAGAAATTTCTGCGGCCGTCAGGAAAGCGGCGGAAGCCAAAGAAAACGCGGAATAA
- a CDS encoding DUF5680 domain-containing protein, with product MFDKNQLCKFLVKAKKSTYAAGDKAKKIIENDKSTTLIFEDGDLKYHDNYFGGEPFGGREVVFLKNEPIYIMVYYGLVDRPAPDFEVVYRFLQKALSLIPEDHPFRGPKEYVEGDLVYANKYDGEIDNFFGEETIVMSGKKIYKAKYLGGFVNQRK from the coding sequence GTGTTTGATAAAAATCAGCTTTGTAAATTTCTTGTAAAAGCAAAAAAATCTACCTACGCGGCTGGTGACAAAGCTAAAAAAATTATTGAAAATGATAAATCGACGACTCTGATTTTTGAAGATGGCGATTTAAAATATCACGATAATTACTTCGGCGGTGAGCCGTTTGGCGGTAGAGAGGTTGTATTTCTGAAGAATGAACCGATTTATATCATGGTTTACTATGGCTTGGTTGATAGGCCTGCTCCGGATTTTGAAGTAGTTTATCGATTTTTACAGAAAGCCCTGTCATTGATTCCCGAAGACCACCCTTTCCGCGGTCCGAAAGAATACGTTGAGGGTGATTTAGTCTATGCCAATAAGTACGATGGCGAAATTGACAATTTTTTTGGCGAAGAGACAATCGTGATGAGTGGAAAAAAAATTTATAAAGCTAAGTATCTTGGAGGTTTTGTTAATCAAAGAAAATAA
- the efp gene encoding elongation factor P gives MSDIRKWAIVKFRGELCVITDFQHINPGKGSAFTRVKLKNVKTGKVVEETFKGGAEELENVETEHRNLQYLYHDDANYYFMDNTNYEQVGVGADIIGDNAKFLKDDQEVVAMFYEGLPVTIELPRKMEYKVIESPDAVKGDSAAGNVTKVIKLENGLEVNAPLFIKVGDIIKVNTETGEYVERAN, from the coding sequence ATGTCAGACATCAGAAAATGGGCCATTGTAAAATTCAGAGGCGAGCTTTGCGTTATCACCGATTTTCAACATATTAACCCGGGTAAGGGCAGCGCTTTTACCAGAGTTAAATTAAAAAATGTAAAAACCGGAAAAGTGGTGGAAGAAACTTTCAAGGGCGGAGCCGAGGAATTGGAAAACGTGGAAACCGAGCATCGCAATTTACAGTATCTTTATCACGACGACGCCAATTATTATTTTATGGACAATACGAATTACGAACAGGTGGGAGTAGGGGCGGATATTATCGGCGACAACGCCAAGTTTTTAAAAGATGACCAGGAAGTGGTGGCGATGTTTTATGAAGGATTGCCGGTGACCATAGAATTGCCGCGCAAGATGGAGTATAAAGTGATTGAATCGCCGGATGCCGTCAAGGGCGACAGCGCCGCCGGCAACGTCACCAAAGTCATCAAATTGGAAAATGGTTTGGAGGTTAACGCCCCGCTCTTCATCAAAGTCGGTGACATTATCAAAGTTAATACGGAAACGGGAGAATACGTGGAACGAGCCAATTAA
- the epmA gene encoding EF-P lysine aminoacylase EpmA: MSANWERIKSGDANLKNKILLRWRVIELIRSFFKERGFLEVDTPALVRYPGTEPHLDPLKTKLITRNIGERDAYLITSPEFSLKKMITAGFGNVFELAKCFRNGEAVGGKHNPEFLMLEWYRVEADYTNLMDETEELLNFICEQIFSVNSFSYNGQTINLKRPWERASVRDLFLQHLDLDLDVCRNERDLLAGEAEKRGQKIKKEDSFDDIFFKMFLNKIEPNFPADHPLIVYDYPLPMAALACQSKSNPLYAERFEVYLGGMELANAFSELIDPVEQCRRFLREQKARASLGKDTDVLDEGLLKALEAGMPATAGIALGVDRLAMLFADAKIIDEVLPLPASQLFKEN; encoded by the coding sequence ATGTCTGCAAATTGGGAAAGGATAAAATCCGGCGACGCTAATCTTAAAAATAAAATACTTTTAAGATGGCGCGTGATAGAGTTAATTCGTTCCTTTTTCAAGGAGCGCGGATTTTTGGAAGTTGATACGCCGGCACTGGTCCGCTATCCCGGCACCGAGCCGCATCTTGACCCCCTGAAAACAAAATTAATTACCAGAAATATCGGCGAGCGCGACGCTTATCTTATTACTTCTCCAGAATTTTCTTTAAAAAAAATGATTACCGCCGGCTTCGGCAATGTTTTTGAGCTGGCCAAATGTTTCCGCAACGGCGAAGCGGTGGGGGGCAAACACAATCCCGAGTTTTTGATGCTGGAATGGTATCGCGTTGAAGCAGATTATACAAACTTAATGGATGAAACCGAGGAGTTATTGAATTTTATTTGCGAACAGATATTCAGTGTTAACAGTTTTTCTTATAATGGCCAGACGATAAATTTAAAACGTCCCTGGGAGAGAGCAAGCGTTCGGGATTTATTTTTGCAGCATTTAGATTTGGATTTGGATGTTTGCCGCAATGAACGCGATTTATTGGCCGGCGAAGCCGAGAAGAGAGGGCAGAAAATTAAAAAGGAAGACTCCTTTGACGATATTTTTTTCAAAATGTTTCTTAATAAAATTGAACCGAATTTCCCGGCTGACCATCCGCTGATTGTTTATGATTATCCTTTGCCCATGGCCGCTTTGGCTTGCCAGAGCAAAAGTAACCCGCTTTACGCCGAACGTTTTGAGGTTTATCTCGGCGGCATGGAATTAGCCAATGCCTTTTCGGAATTGATTGACCCCGTGGAACAGTGCCGGAGATTTCTACGGGAGCAAAAAGCGCGGGCGTCGTTAGGTAAAGACACGGATGTTTTAGACGAGGGCTTGCTCAAAGCGCTGGAAGCCGGAATGCCGGCCACCGCCGGAATCGCGCTGGGAGTTGACCGGTTGGCTATGCTGTTCGCGGATGCCAAAATCATAGACGAAGTGTTGCCTCTGCCAGCCAGCCAATTATTCAAAGAAAATTAA
- the rpsR gene encoding 30S ribosomal protein S18, whose product MFTKQPPVNLLKAEKKKCYFCVNGILEVDYKDGQFLRKFLSSYGKILPRRRTGVCSKHQRKLAIAVKRARIMAILPFTSK is encoded by the coding sequence ATGTTTACGAAACAACCCCCCGTAAATTTATTAAAAGCGGAAAAGAAAAAATGCTATTTCTGCGTTAACGGAATTTTGGAAGTTGATTATAAGGATGGTCAATTTTTGAGAAAATTTCTTTCTTCTTATGGCAAAATTTTACCGCGCCGTCGCACCGGCGTTTGTTCCAAACATCAGAGGAAATTAGCCATTGCCGTCAAAAGAGCCAGGATTATGGCGATTTTGCCCTTTACTTCCAAGTAA
- the ssb gene encoding single-stranded DNA-binding protein, giving the protein MDLNKVMIIGRLTRDPEARTTPTGQSVCSFGVATNRVWTDNSGQKQERVEYHNMVAWGKLADICSQYLTKGRRGYFEGRLQTRDWEGQDGVKRYRTEVILDNMILLDGGAGRGGDFAKAASSSEPKVEEENAPSAEESKEEIKVEDLPF; this is encoded by the coding sequence ATGGACTTAAACAAAGTGATGATTATCGGGAGGTTAACCAGAGACCCCGAAGCTCGCACTACGCCAACCGGGCAAAGCGTTTGTTCTTTTGGCGTGGCTACTAACCGCGTCTGGACGGACAATTCCGGACAGAAACAGGAAAGAGTGGAATATCATAATATGGTGGCGTGGGGCAAACTGGCTGATATCTGCTCTCAATATCTAACCAAGGGACGCCGCGGTTATTTTGAAGGGCGTTTACAAACCAGAGATTGGGAAGGTCAGGACGGCGTTAAAAGATACCGCACCGAAGTTATTTTGGATAATATGATTTTGCTTGATGGCGGCGCCGGACGCGGTGGCGATTTTGCCAAGGCGGCCAGTTCTTCCGAACCGAAAGTAGAGGAAGAAAATGCCCCGTCAGCGGAAGAAAGCAAAGAAGAAATCAAAGTTGAGGATTTACCCTTTTAA
- the rpsF gene encoding 30S ribosomal protein S6, producing the protein MQHYELLCIIPIKYSDEEAAKVVKTIAGMITAGGGKITREDSLGKLRLAYPIKHVYQGHYPLMEFDLEGEEVKKMERELRLMPEILRYEMVKKVAGSEERLKQAILKEKKEKLEQQREEQKTPTKPEEKKEEPRKKIDLEELEKKLDKILDTDII; encoded by the coding sequence ATGCAACATTACGAACTACTGTGTATCATTCCGATTAAGTATAGTGACGAAGAAGCCGCGAAGGTTGTGAAGACCATTGCCGGTATGATTACTGCCGGAGGAGGTAAAATTACCCGCGAGGACAGTTTGGGCAAACTGCGCTTGGCTTATCCTATTAAACACGTTTATCAGGGGCATTATCCGCTGATGGAGTTTGATTTGGAGGGCGAAGAAGTAAAAAAGATGGAGAGAGAACTTAGATTAATGCCGGAAATTTTGCGCTATGAAATGGTGAAAAAAGTGGCCGGCTCCGAGGAAAGATTAAAACAGGCAATTTTAAAAGAGAAGAAAGAAAAATTGGAACAGCAAAGAGAAGAACAAAAGACCCCGACTAAACCAGAAGAGAAAAAAGAAGAACCCAGGAAAAAAATTGACTTGGAGGAGCTGGAAAAGAAGCTGGATAAAATTTTGGACACAGACATAATTTAA
- a CDS encoding cyclic nucleotide-binding domain-containing protein: MAKQEIKIFKNGEILFGEGTEADKIFFLKKGIVELYKGAEQTESNLRASFIVNPERDGSTELIIGASDFLSKGKYFYTARVRKYAEIVVIERKELKSLFKNNPQDFMRIVFGLINEAHSARSQLETVIKNQNLTNEQSFDFFCASLAEERKDADDIQHSLLEMFTTLAGVKVTNVKPHPQKNKK; encoded by the coding sequence ATGGCAAAACAAGAAATTAAAATTTTTAAAAACGGGGAGATACTCTTTGGGGAGGGAACGGAAGCCGATAAAATTTTCTTTCTCAAAAAAGGCATCGTGGAACTATATAAAGGTGCAGAACAAACCGAAAGTAATCTGCGAGCTTCCTTTATAGTCAACCCTGAACGCGACGGCTCAACAGAGCTAATTATCGGCGCTTCAGATTTTTTAAGTAAAGGAAAATACTTTTATACCGCTCGGGTAAGAAAATATGCCGAAATCGTGGTCATTGAGAGAAAAGAATTAAAAAGCCTTTTTAAAAACAACCCTCAAGATTTTATGCGGATAGTTTTTGGCTTAATAAACGAAGCTCATTCCGCAAGGTCACAGCTAGAGACCGTGATTAAAAACCAAAATCTCACCAATGAACAATCGTTTGATTTCTTCTGCGCTTCCTTGGCAGAAGAAAGGAAAGATGCGGACGATATCCAACATTCCCTCTTAGAAATGTTCACCACCCTGGCCGGTGTCAAGGTTACTAATGTTAAGCCCCACCCCCAAAAAAATAAAAAATAA
- the ychF gene encoding redox-regulated ATPase YchF: MSLQIGIVGLPNVGKSTLFKALTKKAVDIANYPFCTINPNVGVVKVPDERLEKLAKVSKSKEIIPTVIEFVDIAGLVAGAHKGEGLGNKFLANIREVDAICQVVRNFSDPNVIHVEDRVNPKADAEIINLELIFADLDTVKKRLETLHRETKGGADKTLLKKVEVVEQIKKTLEEGKLANVLTLSEEEKLLIKDLNLLTLKPMLYVLNVDEDKKDSQKCDFGKEDCLEISAKLEAELAELSEVEERQYLADLNIAETGLDKLIRESYRLLNLITFFTSGEKETRAWTVRQGAKAPEAAGRIHTDFEKGFIRAEVINWKDLVDVGGEAAAKEKGLIRLEGKEYVTQDGDVMVFRFAE, translated from the coding sequence ATGTCTCTTCAAATCGGCATCGTCGGTTTGCCCAATGTCGGAAAATCAACTTTATTTAAAGCGCTGACAAAAAAGGCAGTTGATATTGCCAATTATCCTTTTTGCACCATCAACCCCAATGTTGGCGTGGTTAAGGTTCCGGACGAGCGGCTGGAAAAATTAGCTAAAGTTTCCAAGTCCAAAGAAATTATCCCGACCGTGATTGAATTTGTTGATATCGCCGGTCTGGTCGCGGGGGCGCATAAGGGCGAGGGGCTGGGCAACAAATTTCTTGCCAATATCCGCGAGGTGGATGCTATTTGTCAGGTGGTGCGTAATTTTTCCGACCCTAATGTCATTCACGTTGAAGACAGGGTTAACCCCAAAGCCGATGCGGAAATTATAAATCTGGAACTGATTTTTGCCGACTTGGATACCGTGAAAAAAAGATTGGAAACACTTCATCGGGAAACCAAGGGCGGAGCTGATAAAACGTTGCTTAAAAAAGTAGAAGTGGTGGAACAAATAAAAAAGACCTTGGAAGAGGGGAAATTGGCCAATGTTTTGACTTTGAGCGAAGAAGAAAAGTTGTTAATCAAAGATTTAAACCTGCTGACGCTTAAGCCCATGCTGTATGTTTTAAATGTTGATGAAGATAAGAAAGACAGCCAAAAGTGCGATTTTGGTAAAGAAGATTGTCTGGAAATTTCCGCCAAGCTGGAAGCCGAATTGGCGGAATTGTCAGAAGTGGAGGAGCGTCAGTATTTGGCGGATTTGAATATCGCGGAAACTGGTTTGGATAAATTAATCAGAGAAAGTTACCGGCTTTTAAATTTGATTACCTTTTTCACTTCCGGAGAAAAAGAAACCCGCGCTTGGACAGTGCGCCAAGGAGCTAAGGCGCCGGAAGCCGCCGGACGGATACATACGGATTTTGAAAAAGGTTTTATCCGCGCCGAAGTGATAAATTGGAAAGATTTAGTGGATGTCGGCGGGGAAGCGGCGGCTAAAGAAAAGGGGCTAATCCGATTAGAGGGGAAAGAGTATGTGACGCAAGACGGCGATGTGATGGTGTTCAGATTCGCGGAGTAA